From the Hemicordylus capensis ecotype Gifberg chromosome 1, rHemCap1.1.pri, whole genome shotgun sequence genome, the window gttgtgaggagaaactcaagtatgtagtacatcgctctctgggctccttggaggaagaatgggatataaaatgttaaaaaaaataaatatgttatTTTGTTCACAAAGTTGTTTGTTGATTGGTATGTAAGTATTGATTAACATTTGCCTTGTTATGCTTCTGATCGGTGAttgaaataaagattcattcattcattagtcCAAGTAAACATACAGTAAGATgcatgggtgtagctataattgagcgaatgggttcaaagaacctgggccccccagttccacccctccctatttccttcattttccctcactccaaggggccaccggggaggggACAAACATGCCTATCTCCCcaagctacgcccctggtaaggTCATGCACTTGTTGGTATAAACACCCAAAATGTGGTGAATTTAGACATTCATGTGCAACTGCTGACAATCCCAGATTAATTTCCTAGAATTGATATTTATTGCCCTCCTTTTTAGATCCACACCTGTGAATGGCATTCTGGTCAGCATTCACTGGTGTTTTTCTAGGTTCTTCAATGTTCACAAATGAATGTTGACAGAAACCAAATGTTGGACATTCCTTATAGAATGCTTTTATCCCAAGCGTTCAAAGAAGCAGTTCATCTTTCATCAGGACCTGCTTACTGTTATTTGATTGACAGCTTCACAGCCTGgaaaacacactttttaaaactaCTAGCATAAAGTTTATGCTATATATTAGCTCATTCTTTTTTCTGTTCCTAGAATTAATGCATCTCTCTCTTTGGCAACTACCCCACTGAAGGAAAGGCCTCCAAGAGGAGAAAAATGAATTCCATAAGACACTGGCTAGTGGGGAGATTAACCTTTATGACCCTAAATAACTGCCTGGGATTAAATATGATGGCCACATTTTATGTCCCAATAGTACTCTGTTTTGTGATGCATTTTATATGCTTTGTTATCAATTGGTATTCAGTGGTTTGAATTGGTGTGCTTTTTTGTATGTCATATTTTATTATGATTGTGTTTTGATTGCAGTGGCTTATAAGCATaaaatacattgattgattgattgattgattgattgattgcctgcCTAGGACAGCACTTTAACTGCAAAAGGAAGGCACTTTTCCTTTCTGATACTATCATGATGCATGTCCATTTTGAAATTCAGAACTAGCAGAgggcaaaggaaaggaaatgttttaGATACTATAAGCAAGTCAAGAAGTGTTAAGTAAGCCATCCCAGTAGGAGGAGCAAGATAGAATCCAGTGCCTCTGTAGTCAAATGGGAGGAGTGGAAGCTCATACCAAGAGGtggtggaggaaggagggagggggtaaATTGGCAGCCCTTTCTTTGGCACTTGCTGGGTTGGCATGAAATTAAGTGACCCTGCTGGGCTTTGATAAGTCAAGAAAGAATAAGTGAGATAGGGAAGAGCAGCCACTAGAATCTAGTGTGGGtagaggtaaaaggtaaagtatgccatcaagtcggttttgactcctggtgcccacagagccctgtggttttcttttggtagaatacaggaggggtttaccactgcctcctcccgcacaatatgagatgatgcctttcagcatcttcctgtatcgctgctgcactgcctgatatagtgccagtggggattcgaaccagcaatattctacttgttagtcaagcattttctcgCTGTTAGCATTTACCTGGGGCACCAATGTATGTAAGGTCAGTTCAAGGGGCAGGGGTCCTCCTCAGTGGCCACTAAGTGGCAAGTAAAATTCTGCTGTAAAACTACTAACTGGTCCATTGCCTAGGGCTGCCAATATTCCATTGCCTGAATGTGGaacacaagtggggggggggagtgtcttgGGGGCAGGATCATCTGGGTGTGGGATCATCCCATGCGTAATCAGAcgcctgagtagcaatgcatttgaacacacaaacacacacagcacaagccccatgatttcacaaagcttcttgttcacacagaccatcccacttAGACATggagcaagtgtcaggtgaaaaattaagagaatcccccaggtttacacacacacacacacatacatccccACTCTATCTTGCTGTGGCTGCCACTGATTTATATGCAGAGGTGCACATAagtagggctgtccttagggcaaggcaagcagagcgactgccctgggccccgctcttttaacccctattagaattaactggaaggggcccccgcacCCCggcgccagggctctctaaggacagccctgcacgtaggtaattttggagcctggacctaaaggcctttggaggtccccctgctgcaagttaagcataattttttaacatgtaggttcttgagggcacaaaccacaccacccaggacagactaaagaggatttggggggccccagggggtgtggaggccctggacttcagcccccaagtccaggggtaagagtgcctctgaatctgccagaagtggtgagtcagCCGGAGTCTGTGGGTCTATTTACAAATGATAAGTAAATGATTAGCAAGGTGTAAATAAACCCAGTCCATTgttcctgcaagtttgcagagcaattggggcttcttttgtgaacttccTTGTTTCCTTCACATTATAATATGAATTTCAcgcagacttcaaagggctcaatgcaaatgcattCAGGGATGAGGGAGAGCACCAGGCCCTGCCATAAGGGACAAGAGATTTTACCTCAGATATCGGATTTCTCGTATAGTATTGGACTGTTGGTAACACTAATTACTACCCACATGGGTCTGAAAGCCTGCATCTTTTAggtggtttttattttgtgaaccgctcagggacttttttgtatggggcggtatacaaatgtactaaataaaataaataaataaatgagggttAGACCATTTCCTTGCACATACATTTCCAGGGGATTTTCATAACGTGAACCAGGAAGTTGGAAAGTTTGACCGAAAGGGAAGGGATTTTGAAGTCTTGATGGATTAAAAGTAAGATGGATAATATATTGATCCCTGCAAGTATTTAAGATATAGTTAAAGTATAACTAAGTTTAAAGCAGTTCACTGCATGTTTTCCGTATACGTGATATAAAAACTCTGCCCATCTAGAAACCAATGGACAATTAAAGTTTACAGTTATCAATGTTATGTTTGCAATTGTGATAAGATGACTATGTGCTGAGCACCTGATTTCTTTGTATTCCTTCATAGGGGAAACTTCAAGGCATAACCAGGTTGGTTGTTTTTAGTGATGTATtcagtgcattttttaaaagtagataGACAAGGTGAGGATGCTGTCACTTTACTTGAAACACAGTCACATCCACACTGTTAGTCTGGTAGGAAAAATCGGGTAATAGTGAGTCTTTTGCCGCCAGAACTGTAGGGAGTTACACAAGACAGAAACAAGTTCTCCTCTTATTCCCCCTTGGCAAGCTGTTAGGCATTTGTTTCCAGATTGGCACATTAGACAAAGCATATGCTCAGCTCTAAAACTAGACACTGACAGACCTTGGGTGGTATTTTCACCCAAACAGCCCATTGGCTCCAAATGCAGGCTAGATGCTGGACAACAACATGATTGTTCTGTTGGCTTGTGGGCCGTGCATAACAATGTAAAATAACAGCCATATAACTCTTCTTCTGGTGATAAAGTGCTAAAACATAGGAGAAAACCCAAGACTGTGGGTGACCCATGCTGAGAAGGTCACGTTCAGTTATAAATGTTACCTTCTTCCTCCAGCTCAAATTCTGCCCTGTGTGGGCTGGGTAGAGTAGCATTTGCAGCTCAGTGTGAAGTAAGGACTGCTGTAACTCTGGATCAGCAAGTGCAATAAAAAGAAAAGATTGGTAAAGCATCTCCTTTGGTGGGGATGAAAATGCACATCTATTTGTGTTCAGACCACCATGATAGGCCCAATGTGAATCCAACAAGAAGAGCTTCATAATCATTGATGCTTTGGAATGACACCTTCAAACGAAAATGTTGTCAGCACACTGTACTATGGCTTCCCTCCAAAAAATAATTCTCACCCTCAGGACTTCTGCATAGTAAGAAGGTTCCTGTCCAGAAATGAAAAGCCGAGGTGTGAAAAAAGATGCTGATTTTCTGCTTTCAAGCTGCATCAGAAGAAGCAGGCAGTCAGAGCTGGTATAGTAGCAGGATCAGGAATTGTGATGTCTCGTTTTCTTGAGTGGGGCAGGGGACAGGAAGTAAAAGAGAAAGCTTTGCTCTTTAGCACTAGTACTATTTTATTGAAACATCATGAAGCAGTTATGCCCTAGCTTAAACTCACATTCACCCCACTCATACACAAATCGTTCTTTGGGTGGGCAACCCAAGCTGTACTAAGGGATCAGAGAGTTGTTAACATGCCAACGGTCCTTTTGACAGGGTCAAGGTCTCTCAAAATCATCATCGGCTGGGATTCTTTTATAGCCAATGTCCATAGTGTGTGGTTTCCAGCCGTCTTTCATGTTTTGGGAAACTATCACTTTGGAAAGTGATAGTGGAACACATCACAGTGGAACACAAACTGTGATGTTGGATTATTGACTTTTATTCTGTCCTCCAGAGAAGTAAGCAAAGTGCCTTGTTTTGCCTGGCCCGTTCACCATTTTGGGGTCATAAAGACCTCATCTTCCTTTCCTTCAGTCCTGTCCATTTATTATTTTCCTTTATGAACCTCGTCTTCTCATAACTTTCATCCTCCCACCTACTCTCTTCACACACATACAGTACAATTCTAGTTATATATGAAGATGGCTTTTACATCCATATTGCTTTATAAGCACACAGCAAGAATGCATATATAAGAACACAGCACTGGTTACATATAAGTTCTATAATAGGCTACAAGCAACAGAACTCCAAGCAGAATAGCATGATATACATCAGGAAAATAGCTCAATATATGACAGTGGGATATACAAGTAAGGAGAGAAAAGGATGCCAACTATGTTCACTGACTGAACACAATCGGTTAACTTGTGTACACTGACAATCAACCTTTTGATTGTCCATTGACTTAGGACATTGATCTGAGGACATTGGTTTGGATGTCTGGATGGACTCTTTTCAAGAAAGCTTGTCCACCATTATCTTATTTATCAGTTTATTTATGGATGTTTACCTCTTGCCTATCCATTTTTGAAATAATGCCCAAGGTGGActggaaaacattaaaaaaaaatagaattattaaaaacaaaaaagacagtccataatgctggggaaagttgaaggaaagagaagaagcagatgaccagcagcaaggtggatggactcaattacgacagcaatgaatgcaccactgagagaccttaaaggccaagttgaagacagatcatcctggagagaatctatctatgtggtctcttagagtcaacaccaacttgacagcacttaatcaatcagtcagtcagtcaatcagtcaaaaGAAAATTACAATACTGTGGTTAAAAAAACACATAGCAATAACAAAAGCAAGCATCATACAATCATAAATGCAGCCAATAATAAAAATGAGAAGTATAACATCAGTCATGATGCAGAATTGAAAGCCACCCAAATAAAAATGTCTGGACAGAGCAGCAGGAGGCCAGCAATGAGAGAGTGGGAGGGCATTTCCCAGGCTCCAGTCCAGAGTCTGggtgcaaccacagagaaggtttCTGTAGCAACCCAGCCAAACCTATCTCAGGTATTGGCAGACATCAAGAAAGGCCTCCAGCAAATCTTTAATGGCACTTTATATTGGGCTCAGGAATAGATCAGCAGTCAATACAGCAGTTGTCGTAATGGAGTTAGATGCTCACAATACCCAATGCCAATCAAGCGTCTAGTCATAGCATTCAGGAGCCACTGCCGTTTCCAAACACTGTTCAAtagcagcctcatgtagagtgcattgctgcAATCCAGCCATGGATTACATGCATTACAAAGGCACATGTCACCATGGTGGTGGCCCTTACTggcgacctctggcttgctaatgaagtcatttccccgctgcgccattaggtgactatcCGCTCACAATGAACCTCCCTCCCCTGACAAGCCTGACTACAGAAATCTTCAGCATCCAGCCCAGCAGCTGCTAGTAGTTGGCATTTGGTGTCCTTCTCCCCTCTGGAAAGGTCCTCAAGGGTCTTTTCAAGTCATTGATATCCAAGAGGCCTCATCTCACTGAAGCAGAAACTTCAGTAAGCAGGgctggctttttagtttagaaaaaagatgattgcagggagacatgcatgattttatagaggtctataaaatcatgcatggtgtggagaaagtggataagagAGTAAATTTTCTCCCTCGCACataacactagacccaggggtcatcccatgaaattgattgccaagaaatttaggaccaacaaaggaaagtactttttcacacaacgcataatcaacttatggaactctctgccacaagatgtgacagccaacaacctggatggctttacaagggtaacttcatggaggagaggtctatcaatggctactagtctgagccctatgggccacctccagcctcagaggcaggctgcctctgaataccaattgcaggggagtaacagcaggagagagggcacgccctcagctccggcctgttggcttccagtggcatctagtgagccactgtatgaaataggttgctggactagatgggccttgggcctgatccagcagagccgttattatgttcttaaatcATTAAAATGGGACCAAATAGCTAGGAATTCCTTTTATTTCTTATTCAGCTGAAAAAAAGACCAGTTCAAATATTGACAGGGAACACAAATTAGTTATCCACAATTGTAAATCAGGAGTAGATTTATCGTTTGGAAAGAGAGAGCTGCTCTATGAAAGgcgagctggtcttctggtagcaagaattaatttgctaatcagggtctgccctggtttgtatttgaatggggaacacaatgtgtcagcactgtgagatattccccttaggggatagggccactctgtgaagagcatctgcatgcttgcatgcagaaggctccaagttccctccctggcatctccaagataagactgagagagactcctgcttgagaccttggaaacgctgctgccagtctgtgtagacagtactgagctaggtgggacaatggtttgacttggtatagggcagctgcctatattcctCATACTCTGATTCCatagaaggcagattcctgtgttcaGTTTCTCACATTTGCCAAAGGCAcccttgactcagtatatggcagcttcctatattcctttcAGTGTTTTATAAAAATCCTTCTGACAATTCCCAGGCTTGAAAAAACCATAATTCTTGATGCAATGATAAATTCCATACACCAGGGAGATAGCCCCAAAGAACATAAACATCTTTAACAAACAATGATCACTATACAGTCATATTAACAATCTTATGGATTTCAGACCAAAATGAAGCAATAACAGAACAAGGACAAGCTGTAGGTACATATGACCACATCCCTGTTACACCTCCAGCATTATCTTATCCTTGTTTGCTTTATTCATGTCCTAGTTACTGCTTGGATATACAGAGTTAAGCTTGAGATGTCTCAAATTATGGATAGAGAGAGGCAATTTTTATTGGCATAAAAGGTACCATATTTAGGCTAGAAGGCAGGAATTTCCCCAGATCTTTTTTCGCCAGATCAGGTTCTGATGGCAGTTGTGCACTCTCTGGTTAGAGGTCTTTTGGTTTCGTTTTCAGTTCTGCCTAGAGGTGGAAATTCCAAATCTCTGTGGGAGTGAGTTCTGCTGCAAACCACATCTTGGGACAAGGGGGGATGGTTTCCAAAGGAAACGTGCTGCCGAGAGGTTTTTGTTTCCCTTTTGTTTGCCAACTACAGAATGAAGTCAGATGGCTCCTGTGACTCAGCTCACAGGACCGTGAATCCGTGATTGAGAGACACACCCATCAGGGTTTTTCCTTTCAAAAAGCGATTGGACAACCAAAGTCCCCCCTTCCGTTTTTTTGCCCCTCTTTTATAAACCAGTGACTTGCTTCCTGTAGATGCAACGAACTGTGGAAAACAAGCCGAGGGTGCACTTCAGAAAGCTAAAGAAAGAAGCAGAGTTGCTGGAGACGTGTTCTTTTGGAGAAAGAAGGCAGGTGACTCCTGAGCCATTTTCCAGGACTCtgcagcccttcccttccccaccatgCTGCTCCTTTGGCTCTGGCCACTCTTGCTTTTCCAAAGGGCAGAGGAGGTAGGAGCCCAGGATCTTGGCTTCCAAGCATGTAAGAGGAACCTCAGTGCAAAAGTGCTGGAAGTGCTGCCAGGGGGCGGCTGGGACAACTTGCGCAATATGGAGATGGGGATGGTGATGAGCCTCAACTactcccagtgccggaccacagaaGATGGTGAGTACCTCATTCCCAATGATGTCTTTGTGGTGCCCCACAAGAAGAGCGCGCTAGAAGTGCACTCGGAGCTGATTGAGAACTGGCTGACCTACACAGATGCCTTTGCTCAGTCTGTCAATGCTGAGGCGTCCTTCCTTTCTGTGCTTAATGGCAAGTTCTCTGCTGGCTCCCAGGAGACGAAGACGCACAGTGTCTTCGATGAGACTGTCACTACGCGGGTGCAAGCACGGTATCACATCTATTCTGTGAAAGCTCGGCCATCCTTCACCTTCCACGAGGACTTCCGCCATCAGCTTGTGAACATCGGCAACCACCTGGAGAACAACCAGAGCCGGGCTGCTGCGTATCTTGCTGAGATGCTTGTCCTGAACTACGGCACTCATGTCCTCACCAGTTTGGAGGCTGGAGCCAGCCTGCTGCAGGAGGACCAGGTGAAACGCATGTTTTTGTTGGACAAGGTGTCTGAGAAAGCAGCAGTCACTGCCTCAGCATCAGCAACTTTTTTCAGCATGATCAATGTGGGAATCGGGGCCTCTGTGCAGTTCCAGGATGAACTGACAAAGAGCTACCTGGCGAACACCGTGGATTCCAAGATTGAGAGCTGGGGCAGTGTGCCTTTCTACCCTGGCATCACCCTCCAGAAGTGGCAGGAGGGCATCCCCAACAGGCTAGTGGCTATAGGCAAGTCTGGGTTGCCTCTGCACTTTTTCATCACTCCTGAGGCCTTGGCAGAACTGCCAGAACCGACAGTAAGAAGGGTAGCCACTACCATAAAAAAAGCCATCTTCCTCTACTATGCTGTCAACACCCATCCAGGCTGTGTCAAAGTTGATTCTAGCAACTTCAACTTCCAGGCCAATGTAGACGATGGGTCATGTCAAAAGCCCAACACTAACTTCACCTTTGGTGGAGTCTTCCAGGAGTGCCATGGCATATCTGGCGAGGACACAGAGGAGCTTTGCCAGCCCTATCAGATCCAGAACCCACTGACGGGCAGCTACTCTTGCCCAGCTAACTTTTCTGCTGTCCTGTTGCATGGAGAGGAACGTACAGCCAGCAAACCCAAGACGGAGTGCCATAGGCAATGCCACTCCTGCTGGCTTTTCTTTC encodes:
- the LOC128340275 gene encoding macrophage-expressed gene 1 protein-like; this encodes MLLLWLWPLLLFQRAEEVGAQDLGFQACKRNLSAKVLEVLPGGGWDNLRNMEMGMVMSLNYSQCRTTEDGEYLIPNDVFVVPHKKSALEVHSELIENWLTYTDAFAQSVNAEASFLSVLNGKFSAGSQETKTHSVFDETVTTRVQARYHIYSVKARPSFTFHEDFRHQLVNIGNHLENNQSRAAAYLAEMLVLNYGTHVLTSLEAGASLLQEDQVKRMFLLDKVSEKAAVTASASATFFSMINVGIGASVQFQDELTKSYLANTVDSKIESWGSVPFYPGITLQKWQEGIPNRLVAIGKSGLPLHFFITPEALAELPEPTVRRVATTIKKAIFLYYAVNTHPGCVKVDSSNFNFQANVDDGSCQKPNTNFTFGGVFQECHGISGEDTEELCQPYQIQNPLTGSYSCPANFSAVLLHGEERTASKPKTECHRQCHSCWLFFHCCNTVCGIQYYSSRVQFNAYWCAATATVPQNSGFLFGGLYSPGNDNPVTNTYSCPAYFFPLVLFDKLKVCVSNDYEMGSRFAMPFGGFFSCQSGNPLAGLLKGQSPGILQDFFYQDSPTQYPMKCPAGHSQHKAYLSDGCQILYCLQAGALFNQQLAPIKLPPFLRAPSSNVSLPETILVRSGDSQAWVKMRHTGRWRPANATDEKEMLRLFQEQSGSGPTGGTIAGISVAVVVALAIVIATIIYRIRLRRSRGYQEVQNGLLAEDRISYGAAETPPELNAA